Within Elizabethkingia sp. JS20170427COW, the genomic segment GTCATCTACATAAATAATCACTACATTGGGATTCTTCATCTGCTTTCTCTTTTGCTGCGCAGACCACGGCAGGGCAAAGAACATTGCCCCTAAAATAAAGAGTTGTCTTTTATACATGTATTAGTTTGACCTCAAATTTAATAAAAGGAACTCAATAAATATCAATATCATCTCCGTTTTATTAAGTTTTTACTTTAAATTCTCTCTAGTTCATCCGCACTAATTACGGTTTTAAATAACCCATAATTAACGGTTACCTTCTGGTTTTTATCTATTTTTTCGATAGTTCCTACGCTGGTACTTCCTGGAATCCTCACCCTTTGCCCGGGCTTTAGCCATAAGGCTCTTTCCTTTCTTCGCTTCTCTTCTAAAAGCTCATTGGTTTCTGCAATTTTTTCTTGAACTTCAGTTTTCTGAAGCTGTTGGGTAATCTTACGTTTTACCACTTTTAATCGCTCATTAGTAACTTTATCTACTTCTTTTTTTCGATATTTTTCCTGTTCTAATATTTTTACGAAATCTTTTACAATATCTTTTCTAGATCTACCGTTAACATAGGCATCTATAAAACTTTCAATACGATTTCCAAACTGTAATTTACGATGCTCATCTTCATACAATTTTTGGAAATTAAATAACTTTTGTTGAAGTTGCTCATTCAACTTTTTAAGATTATCCCTCTTACCTTCTACCGACTCTTTTCTTTCACTAAGGTCAGACTTTAGTTTTTCTACTTCATATTTTTCTTGTTGTAGCTTCACAATCGTTTTATCCAGATTTACAATATCATGCTCTACTTTCTTCTGAGCATTTTTAATAATAAACCTTGGAATTTTATTTTTTTCTGCAACCTCAAAAGTAAAAGAGCTACCTGCCTGCCCTAGTTCTAACTTATACATAGGCTCTAAGGTTTCCTCATCAAAAAGCATTGCTGCATTTTGTGCATGAGGCAATTGCTCTACCACCAATTTAATATTGGTATAGTGAGTGGTAATAATGGCAAAGCTTTTTCGTTCATAAAAGAATTCTAAAAAAGCTTCTGCTAAAGCTCCTCCCAATTCGGGATCAGATCCTGTTCCAAACTCATCGATTAACAGAAGAGTATTTTCATCTGCCTCTCGGATGATTTTAGACATTTTCTTTAACCTTGAGGAATAAGTTGATAAATGATTCTCTATCGATTGATTATCCCCTATATCCGTCCTTATTTTATCAAAGAAAAACATCTCGCTCCTAGGGTGTACAGGAACAAGGATTCCTGTTTGCAACATCAACTGTAACAGCCCTACTGTTTTTAAAGTAATCGATTTACCTCCAGCATTAGGGCCAGAAATACAGATAATTCTATTTTTTTCGGAAAGAGTTAAAGATTGGGAATAAGTGGGCTTTTCGTCTGCTGTATTCCTTAGCCATAACAAAGGGTGATATGCCTCTATCAGCTTCATTCTGCGTTCGTCATTTACCTGAGGCATAACTCCATTAATGCTTTTTGAAAATTTCGCCTTAGCCTGGGTAAGATCTAAATCGAATATATATTCTTGATACTCTTTCAGCAAGGGTTGGTAGCCCGCAATATCAGCGGTTAATTGTCGTAAAACCCTATCGATTTCTTTTTTTTCTTCATCTAAAGTTTCTCGTAGCCTAAATTGGTGTTTCACCACACTATCAGGCTGTATATAGGTAATAGACCCGGTTTTAGAAACTCCCAAGACCCTACCAGGAACTCTCTTTTTAAACCCCGATTTTACTGCAAGTACACGCTGGTCATCTATAATTGTTTCTCGAATATCATCCAAATAATCCGATTGTCCATAGGACGTTAAGGCCCTATTAAAATTCTCTTGTATTGCTTTTCTAGCGTGGCTAATTTCTTTTCTGAGTTCTTGCAACAACTCCGAGGCATCTGAACGAACCTCTCCATATCTATTAAATACGGAGTTTATTGCCTCTATAATAGCTTTGGTTAGCTTTATCTTCTGTGTTTCGGCGTAAAGGCTAGGATAGTAATCGTGAAATTTCCTAAAATAAACTACTGTCCTCCCTACCAACATACAGATATTTTTAATCTTCATAAATGAAGAAGCATCCAAACGGTAGTTTTCAATAGCCATTACTTTTAATTCAGCTTCTATATCCTCATATTCGTGAAAGGGGATATGGTTTTCATTTTCAAAAGAAGCGGTATATTCGGAAACTTTACGTAACGATAAAAGGGCAGCTTCTTTTTCCATAGGGAGAAGCTGCAAAATTTTTTCTGCTATTTTATCAGAAAAAGCATTAGGGCTTATTTCTTCTAAGAGTTTAGGAAACTCTAATTCTTCTAAATTATCTTTCGTTGCTTGCACCTTGCAAATATAATTATAATAAAGCAAAATGCGAGCAATTGCTTTATTGCTTTGGGATGGCTTACAAAAAATATTTTTTCAAGCTCCATTCATCTCGTTCAATCATTAGAATAAGACTTTTTAGTATTTTTTTCAAGCTCTATATCAATTATTTAATAAATATTCTTTACATTTATGTAACCTTTTCGTAGGAATCCTCTCTATTAAGGTACATATTAAGTACATATCATGAACGAGATTAAAAACAACTACAAAATATTAAAGCTAACCAATACCCCAATGCGCCAAGATGCTTTCGAGTATAGCGACGAAGAGAAAATTAATAAAATAGAACTTCTCTTTGCTGAAATTATGGAAGTAATGGGGCTAGACTTAACGGACGACAGCTTAAAAGACACTCCTAGGAGAGTTGCCAAGATGTTCATTAAAGAGCAATTTAGTGGATTAAATCCTAAAAATAAACCCGAAATCAATGTCTTTGAGAATAAATACGGATACCACAATATGCTGGTAGAAAAGGATATTACCCTTTACTCTAACTGCGAGCATCATTTTGTTCCTATTATCGGAAAAGTCCATGTAGCTTATATCCCTCACAACAAGGTTTTAGGATTATCTAAAATCAATAGACTAGTTCAATATTATGCCAAGAGACCACAAGTTCAGGAGCGACTAACTTTACAAATTGCCGAAGGTTTAAAAGAAGTTCTTCAGCATGATGATGTTGCCGTATATATAGAAGCAGATCATCTTTGTGTGGCATCCAGAGGAATAAAAGACACCAACAGCTCTACGATAACAGAAATCTATTGCGGTAAATTTGAAGACCAAGTTACGCAACAAAAATTTTTAAATCACCTTAAAAAATAATATTACCATGTCACAAATTGTAAAAATCATTTCTATTGATCCTCTCACCCATGATGTAATTCGTTTAAGACTAGAAAAGCCAGAAGGCTACACCTATATCCCTGGGCAAGCAGCTGATATTGCTATCCAAAAACCAGGATGGGAAAAAACCAAAAGCTGTTTTACCTTTACATCTTTACCTTCGGAAGATTTTTTAGAATTTGTTATTAAAACTTATCCTTCTAGAAAACGGGTAACGAATGAATTGCTAAGCCTTTCAGCAGGAGATCAACTGGCTCTTTTTAAACCTTTTGGCGATATCAGGAACAAAGGAGAAGGAATTTTTATTGCTGGTGGTGCGGGGATTACGCCTTTCCTTGCCATCTTAAAAGGGTTGAAATCTGAAGGAAAAGTAGGAAATTCCAAACTTATATTCGCGAATAAAACAAAAGAAGATATCATCTTAAAAGATTATTTTGAAGAATTATTAGGCGACAACTTTATTAATATCCTTTCCGATGAAAAAGTTGAAGGATATGAAGAAGGATATGTAAACTCTAGGCTTATTGAAAAACATTCTTCTCCAGACCTTAAATACTATTATCTATGCGGTCCTAAACCGATGATGGATGCAGTAGAAAAACATCTGGAATTTTTAAAAGTAGATCCAGAAAATATCATTAAAGAAGGATTTTAACATGAAAAAAAGTGCCCTAGTTACAGGAAGTTCGGACAGAATAGGGAAAGCTCTTTCGCTAGAGTTAGCGAAAATGGGCTACCACCTCATTCTCCACTACAACACTTCTCAGGAAAAAGCATTGCGTGTAAAATCCGAAATAGAAAATATCGGAGGAAGTGCCGAGATTATTGGTATTAACTTTCTGGAGCAAAATGATTTTGATGCTATACTTCAAAACTTTAAAAATCAGAAAAACAATATAGAAGTATTGGTAAATTGTGCTTCTGATTTCAGGCCATCTAGCTTTGATGAAATAGGCAGTGAGCTTCTAAAAAAGGAACTTACCATCAACTTTGAAAATGCTTATTTATTAACCAAAGCCTTCGCCCGAGTATTCAACCATGGACAAGTCATCAACTTCCTAGATACCAAAGTCGAAAAAAACTACAGCCTTCATGTAGATTACTTGTTAAGTAAAAAGCTTTTAAAGGAATTTACCCTGCTCTCAGCGGTACATTTGGCTCCTAATTTCAGGGTAAATGCTATTGCACCAGGGCTGATACTTCCTCCATCGGATAAGGATGAGCAATATCTTTTGGAAAAGGCACAACACATCCCTTTAAAAACGATTGGAAACCTAGAAGAAATCTTAAAAGCATTTAGATTCCTTATAGATAGTTTCTTTGTAACAGGCCAGATATTATACATTGATGGGGGCGATCACCTCATCTAGATTTTTGGAAATTTTTCCTCAACAACCTTTATTGACAATATGAATTTGAATAACCTCCCGAAAAAATCAACGATAAAAGTAGAAAACCTCAGGCTAAGATCTTATATTGGTTTTGTAGATTGGGAAAAAGAAAAACTACAAGATGTTGTAATTTCTTACTCCTTCAGCTACAACACAGCCATGGCTACTAAGACAGATGATGTGCAATATGCTGTTAACTATAAAAGTATTACCAAGGATATCATCAAACTCGTGGACAACCAAAGTTTTCATCTTATTGAAAACCTAGCCGAAAAAATCTTCGACTATATCCAAGCTTTTAGCCCCGAGATTGAAAATATCCACGTAAAAGTAGAAAAACCTCATGCCCTAAGATTTGCCGATAATGTTATGGTAGAGGTTAATGGTGATTTGCGCTACAACCTTGCTATGATCGCCTTGGGCTCTAACATCAATGCCGAAGAACACTTTCAGCAAGCACTCACCCATCTACAAAATTTAGGAAAAATAGTTAAAAGAACAGACTTCATCATCACTAAGGCTTTAAAATTTGAAGAACAAAATGATTTTTTAAATGGAGCTATACTTTTGCTAACTACCAAAAGCCTTAGCGATTTACAAGTAGAGTTGAAACAAATAGAAGCCCTCTTGGGGAGAGTGAGGACAGAAAATAAAAATGCTCCCAGAACCATAGATCTGGATGTTACTACCTACAATGGTTTTTTAATTGACAAAGATTTGGAAGAGCTCCCTTTTTTAATAGATTTCGTTAAAAATCTTCAACCTGAATTAATTTTAAATCTATAAGAATTTTACGTAATCAACATCAAGTAAAATCTATAAAAGGTTATTCTGGAGAATGAAGAATTCTATTTTCAGAATAACCTTTTATCATATTCAATTTTAATTTCTTCCTAAAATAAATATTGCAGGGATTTTATGCAAATCCACTTCTTCCTTCTTCCATTCGGATATTTTTTTAGTTTTGATAAATTCCTGAGTGGGATGGTTGATATTGGCAGCAATACAAAGAAGTGTATTCGGGTTGAGGAACTTCACTAAGTCCTGAATCATCGCATTATTTCGATAAGGAGTTTCCATAAAAATCTGGGAGTATCCTGATTTCTGAACTTTGGCTTCTAAATTTAAAATATGCTTTTTACGCTCTCCTTTGTCTATGGGCAAATATCCATGAAACGTAAATTGTTGTCCATTGAACCCACTAGAAATAAGCCCTAAAATAATAGAGCTAGGCCCTGTTAAAGGGACAACCTGGATGTGGTTGCGGTGTGCCCACGCTACCATAATGTTTCCTGGGTCTGCAATACAAGGCAAACCAGCTTCAGAAAGTAAACCAAAATCTTGACCTTTTTTCATCAAGTCTTGAGCTTCTTTCAAATCCTGAGTTTCAGAATATTTATCGAGTAAAAACAATTTCAAATCGGATTGTTTCTTCTGTGGAGCAAAGAATTTAATCACCTTACGAGCAGTTTTTTCATTCTCTACAAAGAAATAATCGGTGTGCATAATTACCTCCTCTATATTAGGGGCAAATGCAGTTTTAGGAGTATCTTCTGAAAGATATGCGGGTAATAGAAATAACATGTAACAAAGGTACAAATTCCTATATTTTCAGACAATTGAATTTCAATTTTTCCCTATTTCAAGGCCATAAAAAAACTGCTCACCATAAAGATGAGCAGTATTGAATGATATATTTTTTTAGGGATTAAGCAATCACCTCTTTTACTTTGTTAGCAGCTTCTTCTAAAGTAATCGCTGAATGAACGTTAAGTCCAGATTCATCGATTAATTTTTTAGCTTCAGCAGCGTTAGTTCCTTGTAATCTCACGATAATTGGAACAGGGATATTACCCATTGCTTTGTAAGCATCTACTACCCCTTGAGCAACTCTGTCACATCTTACAATACCACCGAAGATATTGATTAAGATTGCTTTTACGTTTTCGTCTCTAAGGATGATATCGAAAGCGGTTTGTACTCTCTGAGCATCTGCAGTACCACCTACGTCTAGGAAGTTAGCTGGGTTACCACCTGAAAGTTTAATGATATCCATAGTAGCCATAGCAAGACCTGCACCGTTTACCATACAAGCAACGTTACCGTCTAATTTCACGAAGTTAAGACCAGCTTCACCAGCTTCAACATCTAATGGATCTTCTTCTCTAGTATCTCTTAGCGCTGCAAGATCTTTGTGACGATAAAGAGCATTATCATCTAAAGTTACTTTAGCATCTACTGCGATAATTTTATCATCTGAAGTTTTTAACACTGGGTTGATTTCGAAAAGAGAAGCATCAATACCAGTATATGCGTTGTAAAGAGCAGTAATAAATTTAGTAAACTCTTTGAAAGCGTTACCTGTAAGACCTAGGTTGAAAGCAATTTTTCTTGCTTGGAAACCTTGTAATCCGTAAGCTGGATCGATAATTTCTTTGTGGATTAGGTGAGGAGTAACTTCAGCAACGTGCTCGATATCCATCCCTCCTTCTGTAGAGTAAACTACTGTATTTTTACCTAGAGCTCTATCTAAAAGAATAGAAACGTAGAATTCTTTAGTTTCAGTTTCACCAGGATAGTAAACGTCTTCAGCAATCAATACAGAATTTACCAATTTACCTTCTGCGGAAGTTTGAGGAGTTACCAATCTCATTCCGATGATATTCTGAGCGTTTTCTTTAAGTTTATCCATGTTTGGAGAGAACTTAACACCGCCACCTTTTCCACGTCCACCTGCGTGAACTTGAGCTTTTACTACCCAACCTTGAGTTCCAGTTTCGGCAGTTAGTTTTTCGGCTGCAGCAACAGCTTCTTCTACATTATTAGCAACAATACCGCGCTGGATAGCAACACCGTACTTTGATAAAATCTCTTTAGATTGATACTCGTGAAGATTCATATGATTCTAATTATATTTAATTTTTATAAGATTTTACAAATATACAAAATAGACTTGAATTTTTTAACTTTTTTAAAAGATGACTTTTTCAAGTATTTATTCTATAAAAGTAAAGATTAATTTTTAATTTTCAAAACGGTAATCAGTAACATTGCCCAACTCAAAATCATGAACAACCCTCCTAGCGGAGTGATGGGTCCTAGAAATTTAAGATTAGCTCCCCATACCTCTTGAAAGCTCAATAGATAAATACTTCCTGAAAATAGTAAGGTTCCTAAAATCATCATCCAGGCTACTGATTTTTCTATACCTGTATCAAATTTAAGGAAAAAGCCTACTACTAAGAGATACAAGGCTGCGTACATCTGATACCTAACGCCAGTTTCAAAGCTCTGAAGCCTCTCAACGGACAATATACTTTTGAATGCATGGGCTCCAAATGCACCCAATATTACGGAAAGCATCCCGTAGCATGCTCCAGCTACTAAAGCTACTGTTTTCATAATAATGTAATTTATATTTTATGATTGTGTTCTTAATCTATTTAGCTCATTAATCACTTCGTGATGGCTTACCGTTTTGTCTTTAAAATATTGTACAAAGTACTCTTTCTCTGCTTCGGTAGCCTTCATTTGGTTAAGGATATTAAACAAGTGCATTTTCATGTGTCCTTTTTGTATTCCTGTAGTTACTAGAGAACGTAATGCTGCGAAATTTTGTGCCAATCCTGATACGGCAATAATCCCCATAAGTTCTGATGCTGAAGGTTTTCCTAATAACGCTAAAGAAAACTTTACTAATGGATGCAAATTAGTTAACCCTCCTACTACTCCTACAGATATAGGCAGATCTATCCAAAATCTAAAAATTCCGTTGTCAGTAGAACAATGGGTGAGACTGGAGTATTTACCATCTTTAGCGGCATAAGTATGGGCACAAGCCTCGGTAGCCCTAAAGTCGTTTCCTGTTGCAATGACTACAGCATCTACCCCATTCATAATTCCTTTATTATGGGTCGTAGCACGGTAAGGCTCTATTTCGGCAATTCTTACAGCTTGTTTAAACTTCCATGCAAACTCTTCTGGTGCAATACCACTATCATCTATAAGGTCTTCTATCTTACAAGAAACTTCTGCTCTTACAATACAATCTGGGGTAAAGTTAGAAAGTATATTCATAATCACTCGTAGAGATTGCTTTTCTTCTGCACTAAACTTCTCAGAAGCTTCTATTTCCCTTTTTAATGTTTTCCCAAACTGTTCTAAGCAAGAGTTAATGAAATTAGCTCCCATACTGTCTTTGGTATTAAAGGAAGCTTTTAGCTGGTAGTAATTCTCCATTTCCGCAGTCTTATCTACCAACTCTATATCCAAGATTCCACCTCCTCTATTTCTCATATTCTTGGTAATTTCTTGGGTATCTTCCAACAGCTGAGTGCGGAGATGATGGTTGAAAAATGATTGAAGTTTTACACTCTCCCCAGAAAAAGTAAAGTGGGTATGGCCTAGTTTTTTCTCGTTGATAATAGTAGTTTTGAAACCTCCTTTATCCAACCAAAACTTAGCAGCCTTAGAAGCTGCGGCAACTACGGAACTTTCTTCTACCGCCATAGGAATAGCCTTCAATTCACCATTGATAAAGAAGTTAGGAGCAATGCCATACGGCATATAAAAATTGGAAATAGTATTCTCAGAAAACTCTTCGTGCAACTTTTGCAAATCTGCATCTGTATTCCAATATTGTTGTAAAATATCAATATATTGCTGGTTATTATCAAGATACGTTTCTACCAGCCATTCTATTTTTTTTTGTTTATTAAGTTTTGAAAAACCTTGTATAGGTTGATGTGCCATTATAAGTAAATATTAACGTCCAAATATACAAATTTATAGGACAATCGCCATTTTTAGGCTAAAAATAGTATCCTTTATTAACTTGATTTTTCTCAGTAAAAAAATATTTTTCTTAACTTATGTCAATGACAACACCTTCATTTGTAGAGTAGCTTTGCAAAAGAAAATTATTAATCTTAAAAAAATATTATTATGTCAACAAAATGGACCATTGACCCTAGTCATTCAGAAATTCAATTTAAAGTAAA encodes:
- a CDS encoding DNA mismatch repair protein MutS, which encodes MQATKDNLEELEFPKLLEEISPNAFSDKIAEKILQLLPMEKEAALLSLRKVSEYTASFENENHIPFHEYEDIEAELKVMAIENYRLDASSFMKIKNICMLVGRTVVYFRKFHDYYPSLYAETQKIKLTKAIIEAINSVFNRYGEVRSDASELLQELRKEISHARKAIQENFNRALTSYGQSDYLDDIRETIIDDQRVLAVKSGFKKRVPGRVLGVSKTGSITYIQPDSVVKHQFRLRETLDEEKKEIDRVLRQLTADIAGYQPLLKEYQEYIFDLDLTQAKAKFSKSINGVMPQVNDERRMKLIEAYHPLLWLRNTADEKPTYSQSLTLSEKNRIICISGPNAGGKSITLKTVGLLQLMLQTGILVPVHPRSEMFFFDKIRTDIGDNQSIENHLSTYSSRLKKMSKIIREADENTLLLIDEFGTGSDPELGGALAEAFLEFFYERKSFAIITTHYTNIKLVVEQLPHAQNAAMLFDEETLEPMYKLELGQAGSSFTFEVAEKNKIPRFIIKNAQKKVEHDIVNLDKTIVKLQQEKYEVEKLKSDLSERKESVEGKRDNLKKLNEQLQQKLFNFQKLYEDEHRKLQFGNRIESFIDAYVNGRSRKDIVKDFVKILEQEKYRKKEVDKVTNERLKVVKRKITQQLQKTEVQEKIAETNELLEEKRRKERALWLKPGQRVRIPGSTSVGTIEKIDKNQKVTVNYGLFKTVISADELERI
- the folE gene encoding GTP cyclohydrolase I FolE — translated: MNEIKNNYKILKLTNTPMRQDAFEYSDEEKINKIELLFAEIMEVMGLDLTDDSLKDTPRRVAKMFIKEQFSGLNPKNKPEINVFENKYGYHNMLVEKDITLYSNCEHHFVPIIGKVHVAYIPHNKVLGLSKINRLVQYYAKRPQVQERLTLQIAEGLKEVLQHDDVAVYIEADHLCVASRGIKDTNSSTITEIYCGKFEDQVTQQKFLNHLKK
- a CDS encoding flavodoxin reductase, with protein sequence MSQIVKIISIDPLTHDVIRLRLEKPEGYTYIPGQAADIAIQKPGWEKTKSCFTFTSLPSEDFLEFVIKTYPSRKRVTNELLSLSAGDQLALFKPFGDIRNKGEGIFIAGGAGITPFLAILKGLKSEGKVGNSKLIFANKTKEDIILKDYFEELLGDNFINILSDEKVEGYEEGYVNSRLIEKHSSPDLKYYYLCGPKPMMDAVEKHLEFLKVDPENIIKEGF
- a CDS encoding SDR family oxidoreductase, which produces MKKSALVTGSSDRIGKALSLELAKMGYHLILHYNTSQEKALRVKSEIENIGGSAEIIGINFLEQNDFDAILQNFKNQKNNIEVLVNCASDFRPSSFDEIGSELLKKELTINFENAYLLTKAFARVFNHGQVINFLDTKVEKNYSLHVDYLLSKKLLKEFTLLSAVHLAPNFRVNAIAPGLILPPSDKDEQYLLEKAQHIPLKTIGNLEEILKAFRFLIDSFFVTGQILYIDGGDHLI
- the folB gene encoding dihydroneopterin aldolase → MNLNNLPKKSTIKVENLRLRSYIGFVDWEKEKLQDVVISYSFSYNTAMATKTDDVQYAVNYKSITKDIIKLVDNQSFHLIENLAEKIFDYIQAFSPEIENIHVKVEKPHALRFADNVMVEVNGDLRYNLAMIALGSNINAEEHFQQALTHLQNLGKIVKRTDFIITKALKFEEQNDFLNGAILLLTTKSLSDLQVELKQIEALLGRVRTENKNAPRTIDLDVTTYNGFLIDKDLEELPFLIDFVKNLQPELILNL
- a CDS encoding SAM-dependent methyltransferase yields the protein MLFLLPAYLSEDTPKTAFAPNIEEVIMHTDYFFVENEKTARKVIKFFAPQKKQSDLKLFLLDKYSETQDLKEAQDLMKKGQDFGLLSEAGLPCIADPGNIMVAWAHRNHIQVVPLTGPSSIILGLISSGFNGQQFTFHGYLPIDKGERKKHILNLEAKVQKSGYSQIFMETPYRNNAMIQDLVKFLNPNTLLCIAANINHPTQEFIKTKKISEWKKEEVDLHKIPAIFILGRN
- the sucC gene encoding ADP-forming succinate--CoA ligase subunit beta; this encodes MNLHEYQSKEILSKYGVAIQRGIVANNVEEAVAAAEKLTAETGTQGWVVKAQVHAGGRGKGGGVKFSPNMDKLKENAQNIIGMRLVTPQTSAEGKLVNSVLIAEDVYYPGETETKEFYVSILLDRALGKNTVVYSTEGGMDIEHVAEVTPHLIHKEIIDPAYGLQGFQARKIAFNLGLTGNAFKEFTKFITALYNAYTGIDASLFEINPVLKTSDDKIIAVDAKVTLDDNALYRHKDLAALRDTREEDPLDVEAGEAGLNFVKLDGNVACMVNGAGLAMATMDIIKLSGGNPANFLDVGGTADAQRVQTAFDIILRDENVKAILINIFGGIVRCDRVAQGVVDAYKAMGNIPVPIIVRLQGTNAAEAKKLIDESGLNVHSAITLEEAANKVKEVIA
- a CDS encoding DUF423 domain-containing protein gives rise to the protein MKTVALVAGACYGMLSVILGAFGAHAFKSILSVERLQSFETGVRYQMYAALYLLVVGFFLKFDTGIEKSVAWMMILGTLLFSGSIYLLSFQEVWGANLKFLGPITPLGGLFMILSWAMLLITVLKIKN
- a CDS encoding hydroxymethylglutaryl-CoA reductase, degradative — translated: MAHQPIQGFSKLNKQKKIEWLVETYLDNNQQYIDILQQYWNTDADLQKLHEEFSENTISNFYMPYGIAPNFFINGELKAIPMAVEESSVVAAASKAAKFWLDKGGFKTTIINEKKLGHTHFTFSGESVKLQSFFNHHLRTQLLEDTQEITKNMRNRGGGILDIELVDKTAEMENYYQLKASFNTKDSMGANFINSCLEQFGKTLKREIEASEKFSAEEKQSLRVIMNILSNFTPDCIVRAEVSCKIEDLIDDSGIAPEEFAWKFKQAVRIAEIEPYRATTHNKGIMNGVDAVVIATGNDFRATEACAHTYAAKDGKYSSLTHCSTDNGIFRFWIDLPISVGVVGGLTNLHPLVKFSLALLGKPSASELMGIIAVSGLAQNFAALRSLVTTGIQKGHMKMHLFNILNQMKATEAEKEYFVQYFKDKTVSHHEVINELNRLRTQS